From Posidoniimonas polymericola, a single genomic window includes:
- a CDS encoding DUF2293 domain-containing protein: MSDNVYRPGPSDRTVCDAAGAVLDVPAGWSLLPPGDAALTRRVKAAGEFWLVQEKRGRRMFSRGVWAPAATIERIQAELEGERSTDAYAKRREADAKRREQAQSDYVGEFTTAVRQYLAFHPKHADLGDRLAEAVARHATPVGSGTVARTNRIPVEQRAEAAVIAWMRHQTTAYDSLKIPRVKGKRREVRRMLAAKSKELLHQYRQGQPASDDCVLRAALRN; the protein is encoded by the coding sequence TTGAGCGACAATGTCTACCGTCCCGGCCCGAGTGACCGCACCGTTTGCGACGCAGCAGGAGCCGTACTGGATGTGCCCGCAGGCTGGAGTCTCTTGCCGCCGGGCGATGCGGCCCTGACACGCCGGGTGAAGGCCGCGGGCGAGTTCTGGCTGGTGCAGGAGAAACGGGGCCGCCGGATGTTCTCCCGTGGCGTGTGGGCGCCCGCCGCGACGATCGAGCGGATCCAGGCCGAACTGGAGGGCGAGCGCTCGACCGACGCCTACGCCAAACGCCGCGAGGCGGACGCCAAGCGGCGCGAGCAGGCGCAGTCCGACTACGTCGGCGAGTTCACCACCGCGGTCCGGCAGTACCTGGCGTTCCACCCCAAGCACGCCGACCTGGGCGACCGGCTGGCCGAGGCGGTCGCCCGGCACGCCACGCCGGTCGGCAGCGGCACGGTCGCCCGGACGAACCGGATCCCGGTCGAGCAGCGGGCCGAGGCGGCCGTCATTGCCTGGATGCGGCACCAAACTACGGCGTACGACTCGCTGAAGATCCCCCGCGTGAAGGGCAAGCGTCGCGAGGTGCGGCGGATGCTGGCCGCAAAGTCGAAAGAGCTGCTGCACCAGTACCGCCAGGGGCAGCCCGCGAGCGATGACTGTGTGCTGCGGGCAGCCCTGCGGAACTGA
- the tsaE gene encoding tRNA (adenosine(37)-N6)-threonylcarbamoyltransferase complex ATPase subunit type 1 TsaE codes for MTPLEISITTIDETDRLGEALAAVLPPGTTVSLIGTLGAGKTRLVQAAAAALGNNRDTITSPTFVLLNEYTAGQRPVYHFDAYRLKDDDEFLNLGPDEYFEGDGLTFVEWGDLVEACLPADAVTVAIETLDGEARHVTITGLPDDTRAALESALRASA; via the coding sequence GTGACCCCGCTCGAAATCTCTATCACCACGATCGACGAAACCGACCGCCTCGGCGAGGCGCTGGCCGCCGTGCTGCCGCCCGGCACGACCGTCTCGCTGATCGGCACGCTCGGCGCAGGCAAGACGCGGCTGGTGCAGGCCGCGGCGGCCGCGCTCGGCAACAACCGCGACACGATCACCAGCCCGACCTTCGTGCTGCTCAACGAGTACACCGCCGGCCAGCGGCCGGTCTACCACTTCGACGCCTACCGCCTGAAGGACGACGACGAGTTCCTCAACCTCGGGCCCGACGAGTACTTCGAGGGCGACGGGCTGACCTTCGTGGAGTGGGGCGATCTGGTCGAGGCCTGCCTGCCGGCAGACGCGGTTACGGTCGCCATCGAGACGCTCGACGGCGAGGCGCGGCACGTGACCATCACCGGCCTGCCAGATGATACGCGGGCGGCGCTCGAATCGGCGCTGAGGGCAAGCGCCTAG
- the thiL gene encoding thiamine-phosphate kinase encodes MERELVDWLRATLPRHPLLRVGLGDDAAVIARERSAAEGGDLVVTTDSLGDGSHFLLTEVEPRWVGHKCLAANLSDLAAMAARPTAVVVSLMLPRSHADPVALARGLYAGMLPLAERFDTAIAGGDTNCWDGPLTVSVTALGRTTERGPLLRSGAQPGDAILVSGELGGSITGHHLDFIPRVAEALLLHERYDLHAGMDITDGLSLDLSRLCIASGCGAVLDEQAIPISAAAEQLAAASGGDALSHAFSDGEDFELLLTAPQEVAEAMVADRPVECGLTIVGQMAEGQGLTLRTADGKQEALEPTGYWH; translated from the coding sequence ATGGAACGAGAACTGGTCGACTGGCTCCGCGCGACGCTCCCCCGACACCCGCTGCTGCGGGTCGGCCTGGGGGACGACGCCGCCGTGATTGCCCGCGAGCGGTCTGCTGCCGAGGGTGGCGACCTGGTGGTCACAACCGACTCGCTGGGCGACGGCTCGCACTTCCTGCTGACCGAAGTCGAACCCCGCTGGGTCGGCCACAAGTGCCTGGCCGCCAACCTCAGCGACCTGGCCGCGATGGCGGCCCGCCCGACCGCGGTCGTGGTGTCGCTGATGCTGCCCCGCAGCCACGCCGACCCCGTGGCGTTGGCCCGCGGGCTCTACGCGGGCATGCTGCCGCTGGCCGAAAGGTTCGACACGGCCATCGCTGGGGGGGACACCAACTGCTGGGATGGGCCGCTGACAGTCTCGGTGACCGCGCTAGGCCGCACCACCGAGCGCGGCCCGCTCCTCCGGAGCGGCGCCCAGCCGGGCGACGCGATCCTGGTCAGCGGAGAGCTGGGCGGCAGCATCACCGGGCATCACCTCGACTTTATCCCCCGCGTCGCCGAGGCGCTGTTGCTGCACGAGCGGTACGACCTGCACGCCGGCATGGACATCACCGACGGCCTGTCGCTCGACCTCAGCCGGCTGTGCATTGCGAGTGGCTGCGGCGCCGTGCTCGACGAGCAGGCGATTCCGATCTCTGCCGCCGCCGAACAGCTCGCCGCGGCCTCCGGCGGCGACGCGCTTAGCCACGCGTTTTCGGACGGCGAGGACTTCGAGCTGCTTCTCACCGCTCCGCAAGAGGTCGCCGAGGCGATGGTCGCCGACAGACCGGTCGAGTGCGGACTGACCATTGTCGGCCAGATGGCGGAGGGCCAGGGGCTGACCCTTCGCACCGCCGATGGTAAACAAGAAGCCCTAGAGCCCACCGGCTACTGGCACTAG
- a CDS encoding trypsin-like peptidase domain-containing protein, protein MPSVAARLAFLSAVTLLAAPTPGLAEVSELRMTPVVRAVEAAAPSVVNIQGQKTVPAAGATAGNNASREVSGMGTGVVIDPRGYILTNHHVVAGVRQINVTFADRRHYIAKVVAHDARTDLAVIKVNAGQDLPTIDFGTSSDLMTGESVIAIGNAYGYEHTVTRGIISQLHRDVQVSDTQSYDDLIQTDASINPGNSGGPLLSIEGKMIGVNVAVRAGAQGIGFAIPVDAALGITAQLLSIERMENTWHGMETAAYSTDGDGLVVRRVANGGPAAACGLRPGDVVRSINHSKTSRPLDVELALLGAGLGKSIPVEVIRDDEPVEINLSLAARGRRVQVASTAPTDSADRHDERAWDLLGMDLETVPRGEFEKFSTRYRGGMRVVDVRETGPAEKQGIRAGDILVGMHEWETASEQDLRYITTRANLASRGPVKFYILRDGETLFGHIACGESARRR, encoded by the coding sequence TTGCCATCCGTCGCTGCCCGTCTGGCGTTCCTGTCTGCTGTCACCCTGCTGGCGGCGCCGACGCCTGGCTTGGCAGAAGTCTCCGAGCTGCGGATGACGCCCGTCGTCCGGGCCGTCGAAGCGGCGGCGCCGTCGGTCGTCAACATCCAGGGGCAGAAGACCGTGCCGGCCGCCGGAGCGACCGCCGGGAACAACGCCTCTCGCGAGGTGAGCGGGATGGGGACCGGCGTGGTGATCGACCCCCGCGGCTACATCCTCACCAACCACCACGTGGTCGCCGGCGTCCGCCAGATCAACGTGACCTTTGCCGACCGCCGCCACTACATCGCCAAGGTGGTCGCCCACGACGCCCGCACCGACCTGGCCGTCATCAAGGTGAACGCCGGCCAGGACCTGCCGACCATCGATTTCGGCACCTCGAGCGACCTGATGACCGGCGAGTCGGTCATCGCGATCGGCAATGCTTACGGGTACGAGCACACCGTGACCCGCGGCATCATCTCGCAGCTGCACCGCGATGTGCAGGTCAGCGACACCCAGTCCTACGACGACCTCATCCAGACCGACGCCAGCATCAACCCGGGCAACTCGGGCGGGCCGCTGCTGTCGATCGAGGGCAAGATGATCGGCGTCAACGTGGCGGTGCGGGCCGGCGCCCAGGGGATCGGCTTCGCGATCCCGGTCGACGCCGCCCTCGGCATCACCGCCCAGCTGCTGAGCATCGAGCGGATGGAGAACACCTGGCACGGCATGGAGACCGCCGCCTACTCGACCGACGGCGACGGCCTGGTGGTGCGTCGGGTGGCCAACGGCGGCCCCGCGGCGGCCTGCGGCCTGCGTCCGGGCGACGTCGTCCGCAGCATCAACCACAGCAAGACCTCGCGTCCGCTGGACGTCGAGCTGGCCCTGCTCGGCGCCGGCCTCGGCAAGTCGATCCCGGTTGAGGTTATCCGCGACGACGAGCCGGTTGAGATCAACCTCTCGCTGGCCGCCCGCGGCCGCCGCGTCCAGGTCGCGTCGACCGCTCCGACCGATTCGGCCGACCGCCACGACGAGCGGGCCTGGGACCTGCTCGGCATGGACCTCGAGACGGTGCCCCGCGGCGAGTTCGAGAAGTTCAGCACCCGCTACCGCGGGGGCATGCGGGTGGTGGACGTCCGCGAGACCGGCCCGGCAGAAAAGCAGGGCATCCGTGCCGGCGACATCCTGGTCGGCATGCACGAGTGGGAGACCGCCAGCGAGCAGGACCTCCGCTACATCACCACCCGCGCCAACCTGGCCTCGCGGGGCCCGGTGAAGTTCTACATCCTCCGCGACGGCGAGACGCTGTTTGGTCACATCGCCTGCGGCGAGTCGGCCCGCCGCCGCTAG
- the polX gene encoding DNA polymerase/3'-5' exonuclease PolX — MTNRDIAAVFDQVADLLEFQNANPFRVRAYRNGARKLKDLADPLSRLVADDADLTAIDGIGKDLAEKIATLVQTGSLPMLTELEQQVPASVLPMMRVPGLGPKKAAALYNDLKITSLDMLRAACEEGRVRELKGFGKKTEETILAGIALAERATDRIYWSAADEIVQELLAHLRPVKAIKQLEAAGSYRRGKETVGDIDLLADATDVDAVMDRLGEFPAVAEVIARGDTKMSVRLDSQLQVDLRVVPSESFGAALQYFTGSKEHNVEVRGRAKQQGLRVNEWGVFRTTDDGEQGERVAGATEDEVYAALGLPTFPPELREARGEFDLAEEGELPRLVEVGDLRGDLHMHTTATDGKATLREMIDAARDRGHEYIAITDHSKRVSMAGGLDADRLRAQWAEIDALRPDYDDIVVLKGIECDILESGEMDLPDEVLAEADWVIASLHYGQKQPREKIMQRLLFAVEHPSVSIIAHPTGRLINRRESYDLDVDQLIAAARQHGKLLELNANPARLDLDDSHCALAKRAGVPIVVSSDAHHTGGLDVLPYGVKQARRAGLTAADVANTLPWKQLKPLLATPASQLPG; from the coding sequence ATGACCAACCGCGACATTGCCGCTGTCTTCGATCAGGTCGCCGACCTGCTCGAGTTTCAGAACGCCAACCCGTTCCGCGTCCGCGCGTACCGCAACGGCGCCCGCAAGCTGAAAGACCTGGCGGACCCGCTGTCGCGGCTCGTGGCGGACGACGCCGACCTGACCGCCATCGACGGCATCGGCAAGGACCTGGCCGAGAAGATCGCGACCCTGGTCCAGACCGGCTCGCTGCCGATGCTCACCGAGCTGGAGCAGCAGGTCCCCGCTTCGGTGCTGCCAATGATGCGGGTGCCGGGGCTGGGCCCCAAGAAGGCCGCCGCGCTCTACAACGACCTCAAGATCACCTCGCTCGACATGCTCCGCGCCGCATGCGAGGAGGGCCGCGTCCGCGAGCTGAAGGGCTTCGGCAAGAAGACCGAGGAGACCATCCTCGCCGGCATCGCCCTCGCCGAACGCGCCACCGACCGCATCTACTGGTCCGCCGCCGACGAGATCGTCCAGGAGCTGCTCGCCCACCTCCGCCCCGTCAAGGCGATCAAGCAGCTCGAGGCCGCCGGCAGCTACCGCCGCGGCAAGGAGACCGTCGGCGACATCGACCTGCTGGCCGACGCGACGGACGTGGACGCCGTGATGGACCGCTTGGGCGAGTTCCCCGCCGTCGCGGAGGTGATCGCCCGCGGCGACACCAAGATGTCGGTCCGGCTGGACAGCCAGCTGCAGGTCGACCTGCGGGTGGTGCCGAGCGAGTCGTTCGGCGCCGCGCTGCAGTACTTCACCGGCAGCAAGGAGCACAACGTCGAGGTCCGCGGCCGGGCCAAGCAGCAGGGGCTGCGGGTCAACGAGTGGGGCGTCTTCCGCACCACTGACGATGGCGAGCAGGGCGAGCGCGTCGCCGGTGCGACCGAAGACGAGGTCTACGCAGCGCTCGGACTGCCGACCTTCCCGCCCGAGCTCCGCGAGGCCCGCGGCGAGTTCGACCTTGCTGAGGAGGGCGAACTGCCCAGGCTAGTCGAGGTCGGCGACCTCCGCGGCGACCTCCACATGCACACCACCGCGACCGACGGCAAGGCGACCCTCCGCGAGATGATCGACGCCGCCCGCGACCGCGGCCACGAGTACATCGCCATCACCGACCACTCGAAGCGGGTCTCGATGGCGGGCGGGCTCGACGCCGATCGGCTGCGGGCCCAGTGGGCCGAGATCGACGCCCTCCGCCCCGACTACGACGACATCGTCGTGCTGAAGGGGATCGAGTGCGACATCCTCGAGTCGGGCGAGATGGACCTGCCCGACGAAGTCCTCGCCGAGGCCGACTGGGTGATCGCCAGCCTGCACTACGGCCAGAAGCAGCCCCGCGAGAAGATCATGCAGCGGCTGCTGTTCGCCGTGGAGCACCCGAGCGTGTCGATCATCGCGCACCCCACCGGGCGGCTGATCAACCGCCGCGAGTCGTACGACCTGGACGTCGACCAGCTGATCGCCGCGGCCAGGCAGCACGGCAAGCTGCTGGAGCTCAACGCCAACCCCGCGCGGCTCGACCTGGACGACTCGCACTGCGCACTGGCGAAGCGAGCCGGCGTGCCGATAGTAGTCAGCAGCGACGCCCACCACACCGGCGGGCTCGACGTGCTGCCGTACGGCGTCAAGCAGGCCCGCCGCGCCGGCCTGACCGCCGCGGACGTGGCCAACACCCTGCCGTGGAAGCAGCTCAAACCGCTGCTAGCAACGCCAGCCTCGCAGCTTCCCGGTTAG
- the sthA gene encoding Si-specific NAD(P)(+) transhydrogenase has translation MRYDLVVIGSGPGGQKAAIAASKLGKRVAIVERAKQLVGGVCLHTGTIPSKTIREAILHLTGFRQRGAYPDLYRNKRQITMDELRRKLAQVSRTEWEVLQDQFDRNGVEVHAGEASFVDRQTIRIGALGEHYIIHADNVILAPGTKPARPKHIPFDGVTVFDSDEFLNLDHIPRSMVVVGAGVIGIEYGLMFATLGVKVTLIDGRPNLLEFVDREIIDVLVYHARSLGVTLRLGEAVENIHKIDEGSVAVELASGKRIVGETVLFSVGRQGDTAALNVEAAGLTADKRGRLSCDENFQTEVRGIYAVGDIVGFPALASAAMEQGRQAASHAFKQPFQPCDSIPYGLFTVPEISTVGKNEEELTKDCVPYETGVARFSEIARGQIIGDTTGLLKLLFHRETLQLLGVHCIGDAATELVHIGQAVMRLGGTIEYFRDTVFNYPTMAECYKVAALDGLNKIRLAYTSPTAPAKEERREVEQLDAAADAEESTLPILTTLSELATESPSTPIV, from the coding sequence ATGCGGTACGACCTGGTGGTAATCGGCAGCGGCCCCGGTGGACAGAAGGCGGCCATCGCCGCCTCGAAGCTCGGCAAGCGGGTGGCGATCGTGGAACGCGCCAAGCAGCTGGTCGGCGGCGTCTGCCTGCACACCGGCACGATCCCGTCGAAGACAATCCGCGAGGCGATCCTGCACCTGACCGGCTTCCGCCAACGCGGCGCCTACCCCGACCTGTACCGCAACAAACGCCAGATCACGATGGACGAGCTGCGCCGCAAGCTCGCGCAGGTCAGCCGCACCGAGTGGGAGGTGCTGCAGGACCAGTTCGACCGCAACGGGGTCGAGGTGCACGCCGGCGAGGCCTCGTTTGTCGACCGCCAGACGATCCGCATCGGCGCGCTGGGCGAGCACTACATTATCCACGCGGACAACGTGATCCTCGCGCCGGGCACCAAGCCGGCCCGCCCGAAGCACATCCCGTTCGACGGCGTCACCGTGTTCGACTCGGACGAGTTCCTGAACCTCGACCACATCCCGCGGTCAATGGTCGTGGTCGGCGCCGGCGTGATCGGCATCGAGTACGGCCTGATGTTCGCCACGCTCGGCGTCAAGGTGACCCTGATCGACGGCCGGCCTAACCTGCTGGAGTTTGTCGACCGCGAGATCATCGACGTGCTGGTCTACCACGCGCGTTCGCTCGGCGTCACGCTCCGACTGGGCGAGGCGGTCGAGAACATCCACAAGATCGACGAGGGCTCGGTCGCGGTCGAGCTGGCCAGCGGCAAGCGGATCGTCGGCGAGACCGTCCTGTTCAGCGTCGGCCGCCAGGGCGACACCGCCGCCCTCAACGTCGAGGCGGCCGGCCTGACCGCCGACAAGCGGGGCCGCCTGTCCTGCGACGAGAACTTCCAGACCGAGGTCCGCGGCATCTACGCCGTGGGCGACATCGTTGGCTTCCCGGCGCTGGCCAGCGCCGCCATGGAGCAGGGCCGGCAGGCCGCCAGCCACGCGTTCAAGCAGCCCTTCCAGCCGTGCGACAGCATCCCCTACGGCCTGTTCACCGTGCCGGAGATCTCGACCGTCGGCAAGAACGAGGAGGAGCTGACCAAGGACTGCGTCCCGTACGAGACCGGCGTCGCGCGGTTCTCCGAGATCGCCCGCGGCCAGATCATTGGCGACACCACCGGCCTCTTGAAGCTGTTGTTCCACCGCGAGACCCTGCAGCTGCTTGGCGTGCACTGCATCGGCGACGCCGCCACCGAGCTGGTGCACATCGGCCAGGCGGTGATGCGGCTGGGCGGCACCATCGAGTACTTCCGCGACACCGTCTTCAACTACCCGACCATGGCCGAGTGCTACAAGGTCGCCGCGCTCGACGGGCTCAACAAGATCCGCCTGGCGTACACCAGCCCCACAGCGCCCGCCAAGGAAGAGCGGCGCGAGGTCGAGCAGCTCGACGCCGCGGCGGACGCCGAGGAGTCGACCCTGCCGATTTTGACCACGCTGTCGGAGCTCGCCACCGAGTCGCCATCGACGCCGATCGTGTAG
- a CDS encoding MOSC domain-containing protein, whose translation MITIARLTVYPIKSLDGLDLAEARVLASGALRHDRRYAFRDADDKTVNAKRTAAIQRLRSEFRPDAAAVRLQHQGASSDWLELPDQREEAAAWAGERLGQACTLDENPSRGFPDDTDAPGPTLISTASLAAIAAWFDLPVDEARRRLRANIEIDARSAFWEDRLAGREFMLGTIRFAATGVCQRCAVPVRDSLTGETTAGFQKRFAKQREAELPAESPRTAFDHYYRAAINTRLTGVPATLRVGDAVEIAE comes from the coding sequence ATGATCACTATCGCCCGACTCACCGTTTACCCGATCAAGTCGCTCGACGGCCTCGACCTGGCCGAGGCGCGGGTGCTCGCCAGCGGCGCCCTGCGGCACGACCGGCGGTACGCGTTCCGCGACGCCGACGACAAGACCGTCAACGCCAAGCGGACAGCGGCGATTCAGCGGCTCCGCTCCGAGTTCCGCCCGGACGCCGCGGCGGTGCGGCTGCAGCACCAGGGCGCATCGAGCGACTGGCTCGAGCTGCCCGACCAACGCGAGGAAGCGGCCGCCTGGGCCGGTGAGCGGCTCGGGCAGGCGTGCACGCTCGACGAGAACCCGTCCCGCGGCTTCCCCGACGACACCGACGCGCCCGGCCCGACGCTAATCAGCACCGCGAGTTTGGCAGCGATCGCCGCGTGGTTCGACCTGCCAGTCGACGAAGCCCGCCGCCGGCTGCGGGCCAATATCGAGATCGACGCGCGCTCGGCGTTCTGGGAGGACCGGTTGGCGGGCCGCGAGTTCATGCTGGGGACCATCCGCTTCGCCGCTACTGGGGTCTGCCAGCGCTGCGCCGTGCCGGTCCGCGACTCGCTCACCGGCGAGACAACCGCCGGCTTCCAGAAGCGGTTCGCCAAGCAGCGCGAGGCCGAGCTGCCCGCCGAGTCGCCCCGCACGGCGTTCGACCACTACTACCGGGCCGCCATCAACACCCGGCTGACCGGCGTGCCCGCCACGCTCCGCGTGGGGGATGCGGTGGAAATCGCCGAGTAG
- a CDS encoding HAD family hydrolase, with translation MKTCLFDIDGTLIQTGGAGQVAFAQTFDEVFGVDEITNSVSFAGRSDRAIALDLMRSHDIDVNEETWQSFRQGYAARLPAALAACVGQVLPGVPSLIDALQQRGDVLIGLLTGNLEQTAELKLAHYGLWDHFDFGGFGDVCTNRDDIAAAAVREAVERAPAHCTPPYTIVVIGDTQHDVTCAHSVGAKAVAVPTGGATADQLRQASPDLFVESLEDVAPILRCFD, from the coding sequence ATGAAGACCTGCCTGTTTGACATCGATGGCACCCTGATCCAGACCGGCGGCGCCGGTCAGGTGGCGTTCGCGCAGACGTTCGACGAGGTGTTCGGTGTCGACGAGATCACCAACTCGGTCTCGTTCGCCGGACGCAGCGACCGGGCGATCGCGCTGGACCTGATGCGTTCGCACGACATCGACGTCAACGAGGAGACTTGGCAGAGCTTCCGCCAGGGCTACGCCGCCCGGCTGCCGGCCGCGCTCGCGGCCTGCGTCGGCCAGGTGCTGCCGGGCGTGCCGTCGCTGATCGACGCCCTGCAGCAGCGCGGCGATGTGCTCATCGGCCTGTTAACCGGCAACCTCGAGCAGACCGCCGAGCTGAAGCTGGCCCACTACGGCCTGTGGGACCACTTCGACTTCGGCGGCTTCGGCGACGTCTGCACCAACCGCGACGACATCGCCGCGGCCGCGGTCCGTGAGGCGGTCGAGCGGGCGCCGGCGCACTGCACGCCGCCCTACACGATCGTCGTGATCGGCGACACGCAGCACGACGTCACCTGCGCGCACTCGGTCGGCGCCAAGGCGGTGGCGGTCCCCACCGGCGGCGCCACCGCGGACCAGCTGCGGCAGGCCAGCCCCGACCTGTTTGTCGAGAGCCTCGAGGACGTCGCGCCGATCCTGCGATGCTTCGACTAG
- a CDS encoding peptide chain release factor family protein, whose translation MDVGSPHPATLPEDQLRQACQTQRLRRSGPGGQHRNKVETAVVLTHGPTGIAAEANERRSQADNLASALFRLRVKLAIATRVAAAATESQYPSDLWRSRLRGGKLAINPAHADFPALLAEALDVLSASEWDDRTAAERLSITRTQLVRFLQLEPAALALLNDRRQALGLRPLR comes from the coding sequence ATGGACGTCGGTTCGCCCCACCCCGCCACACTCCCCGAGGACCAGCTCCGCCAGGCGTGCCAGACGCAACGCCTGCGCAGGTCGGGCCCGGGCGGCCAGCACCGCAACAAGGTCGAGACCGCGGTCGTCCTGACGCACGGGCCGACCGGCATCGCGGCTGAGGCAAACGAGCGCCGCAGCCAGGCAGACAATTTGGCCTCCGCCCTGTTCCGCTTGAGGGTAAAGCTGGCAATCGCCACGCGGGTCGCTGCAGCTGCAACTGAATCTCAGTACCCGAGCGACCTGTGGCGGTCGCGGCTGCGGGGCGGCAAGCTCGCGATCAACCCCGCCCACGCCGACTTCCCGGCCCTCCTCGCCGAGGCGCTCGACGTGCTCTCGGCCAGCGAGTGGGACGACCGCACCGCCGCCGAGCGGCTCTCGATCACCCGCACGCAGCTGGTCCGGTTCCTGCAGCTCGAGCCCGCCGCCCTCGCCCTGCTCAACGACCGCCGCCAGGCCCTGGGCCTGCGTCCCCTGCGCTAG
- a CDS encoding thioredoxin family protein has product MTRRALALFALLIMTPSSAALAGPVENAPAHNAPVFRHPSVDAAWQAAQKTKRPMLLFVSSENCTYCVKMLRDTYSNPQIAAALAQSCEPVTVMREDNQALVKKLQVRAFPTTVIVGSDGKEIARVEGYQPPQKFAELMFGPPPQPQATVRPASAVTTTR; this is encoded by the coding sequence ATGACACGTCGCGCACTTGCCCTGTTCGCCCTGCTTATCATGACGCCCTCGTCCGCCGCCCTGGCTGGGCCGGTTGAGAACGCGCCGGCCCACAACGCGCCGGTGTTCCGCCACCCGTCGGTCGACGCGGCCTGGCAGGCGGCGCAGAAGACGAAGCGGCCGATGCTGTTGTTCGTCAGCTCCGAGAACTGCACCTACTGCGTCAAGATGCTGCGGGACACGTACTCCAACCCGCAGATTGCCGCCGCGCTAGCTCAGAGCTGCGAGCCGGTGACCGTGATGCGGGAGGACAACCAGGCGCTGGTCAAGAAGCTGCAGGTCCGGGCGTTCCCGACCACGGTGATCGTCGGTTCCGACGGCAAGGAGATCGCCCGGGTCGAGGGCTACCAGCCCCCGCAGAAGTTTGCCGAGCTGATGTTCGGTCCCCCGCCGCAGCCGCAGGCGACGGTGCGTCCCGCGTCGGCGGTGACGACGACCCGCTGA